In one Angustibacter luteus genomic region, the following are encoded:
- a CDS encoding helix-turn-helix transcriptional regulator yields the protein MVQPAEQDSRGIVDPAAGLDRFALDRHAPSDHVARYVGWYWVVTWDLPPGQSYPQHVLPHPVVNLVIERASALAVGVHRGQTTKVLQGHGRALGVMFRPGGFSPLAPGPMTQLTDRAAHLVDWLGPAAGQWADDVRGARDQTAMVAAAERFLGGRLPAGRHPCEAATALVDEVVADPTLRRVDALAAHAGVSERTLQRMFAEHVGVSPKWVIRRYRIYEAAEAVAHGQDVVWADLAADLGFADQAHLTREFKQAFGVPPAEYAVRQRAAAAG from the coding sequence GTGGTGCAGCCCGCCGAGCAGGACAGCCGCGGCATCGTCGACCCCGCCGCCGGCCTGGACCGGTTCGCGCTCGACCGGCACGCGCCGTCCGATCACGTCGCCCGCTACGTCGGCTGGTACTGGGTCGTCACCTGGGACCTGCCGCCCGGCCAGTCCTACCCCCAGCACGTGCTGCCGCACCCCGTCGTCAACCTGGTCATCGAGCGGGCCTCGGCGCTCGCCGTGGGGGTGCACCGCGGGCAGACCACCAAGGTGCTCCAGGGCCACGGGCGCGCCCTCGGCGTGATGTTCCGACCCGGCGGCTTCAGCCCCCTCGCCCCCGGACCCATGACCCAGCTCACCGACCGGGCCGCGCACCTCGTCGACTGGCTCGGGCCAGCCGCCGGCCAGTGGGCGGACGACGTCCGCGGTGCTCGCGACCAGACCGCGATGGTCGCCGCGGCCGAACGCTTCCTGGGCGGGCGCCTGCCCGCCGGTCGCCACCCCTGCGAGGCTGCCACCGCGCTCGTCGACGAGGTGGTCGCCGACCCGACGCTGCGCCGCGTCGACGCCCTCGCCGCGCACGCCGGGGTCAGCGAGCGGACCCTGCAGCGGATGTTCGCCGAGCACGTCGGGGTCTCGCCCAAGTGGGTCATCCGCCGGTACCGGATCTACGAGGCGGCCGAGGCCGTCGCGCACGGGCAGGACGTCGTCTGGGCCGACCTGGCGGCCGACCTCGGCTTCGCCGACCAGGCCCACCTGACCCGCGAGTTCAAGCAGGCCTTCGGGGTGCCACCGGCCGAGTACGCCGTGCGGCAGCGGGCCGCGGCCGCAGGTTGA
- the prfB gene encoding peptide chain release factor 2 translates to MAAVDFPAELRDLRTTVESIRQVTDVGRLKADIADLEQQSAAPDLWDDPEAAQKVTSRLSHLGAELERYETIAQRVDDLEVLVQMAEEEDDADTLAEAERELTSLRKAVGELEVRTLLNGEMDEREALVTIRAEAGGVDAADFAEMLLRMYLRWAERHGYGTEVMDTSYAEEAGLKSATFAVHAPYAYGTLQVEQGTHRLVRISPFDNQGRRQTSFAGVEVLPVTEVTDHVDIPEAEIKVDVFRSSGPGGQSVNTTDSAVRMTHIPTGIVVSMQNEKSQIQNRAAALKVLQSRLLQVRKAEERAAMDALKGDGGSSWGNQMRSYVLHPYQMVKDLRTEHEVGNTSAVFDGDIDGFLEAGIRWKRTSDRAEA, encoded by the coding sequence GTGGCCGCCGTCGACTTCCCCGCTGAGCTCCGAGACCTCCGAACGACCGTCGAGTCGATCCGGCAGGTGACGGACGTCGGGCGCCTCAAGGCCGACATCGCCGACCTCGAGCAGCAGTCCGCCGCACCGGACCTGTGGGACGACCCCGAGGCCGCGCAGAAGGTCACCAGCAGGCTCAGCCACCTCGGCGCCGAGCTCGAGCGCTACGAGACGATCGCCCAGCGCGTCGACGACCTCGAGGTGCTCGTGCAGATGGCCGAGGAGGAGGACGACGCCGACACCCTCGCCGAGGCCGAGCGCGAGCTCACCTCGCTGCGCAAGGCCGTGGGGGAGCTCGAGGTCCGCACCCTGCTCAACGGCGAGATGGACGAGCGCGAGGCGCTGGTCACCATCCGCGCCGAGGCTGGTGGCGTGGACGCCGCCGACTTCGCCGAGATGCTGCTGCGCATGTACCTGCGCTGGGCCGAGCGGCACGGCTACGGCACCGAGGTGATGGACACCTCGTACGCCGAGGAGGCGGGCCTGAAGTCCGCCACCTTCGCCGTCCACGCCCCGTACGCCTACGGCACGCTGCAGGTCGAGCAGGGCACCCACCGGCTGGTCCGGATCAGCCCCTTCGACAACCAGGGACGCCGCCAGACCAGCTTCGCCGGCGTCGAGGTGCTGCCGGTCACCGAGGTCACCGACCACGTGGACATCCCCGAGGCCGAGATCAAGGTCGACGTGTTCCGCTCGTCCGGCCCCGGCGGCCAGAGCGTCAACACCACCGACTCCGCCGTCCGGATGACGCACATCCCGACCGGCATCGTGGTCTCGATGCAGAACGAGAAGTCGCAGATCCAGAACCGCGCCGCCGCGCTCAAGGTGCTGCAGTCCCGGCTGCTGCAGGTGCGCAAGGCCGAGGAGCGGGCCGCCATGGACGCCCTCAAGGGGGACGGCGGGTCCAGCTGGGGCAACCAGATGCGCTCCTACGTGCTGCACCCGTACCAGATGGTCAAGGACCTGCGCACCGAGCACGAGGTCGGCAACACCAGCGCCGTGTTCGACGGCGACATCGACGGATTCCTTGAGGCCGGTATCCGCTGGAAGCGCACCAGCGACCGCGCCGAGGCCTAA
- the ftsE gene encoding cell division ATP-binding protein FtsE: MIRLDNVTKSYASGQRPALDKVSVEVERGEFVFIVGASGSGKSTLLRLVLKEEKATSGTVHVAGRDLAALSSRRVPMLRRQMGAVFQDFRLLPSKTVFQNVAFALQVIGKPRHTISQVVPETLELVGLGGKENRMPHELSGGEQQRVAIARAFVNRPAILLADEPTGNLDPTTSIGIMRLLDRINRTGTTIVMATHDDEIVDQMRKRVVELEDGHLVRDQARGVYGSQR, from the coding sequence GTGATCCGGCTCGACAACGTGACCAAGTCCTACGCCTCGGGGCAGCGCCCTGCCCTCGACAAGGTGTCCGTGGAGGTGGAGCGCGGCGAGTTCGTCTTCATCGTCGGCGCCTCCGGCTCCGGCAAGTCGACCCTGCTGCGGCTCGTCCTCAAGGAGGAGAAGGCCACCTCCGGGACCGTGCACGTCGCCGGGCGCGACCTGGCCGCCCTGTCCAGCCGCCGGGTGCCGATGCTGCGCCGCCAGATGGGCGCCGTCTTCCAGGACTTCCGGCTGCTGCCCAGCAAGACCGTGTTCCAGAACGTCGCCTTCGCGCTGCAGGTCATCGGCAAGCCGCGCCACACCATCAGCCAGGTCGTCCCCGAGACCCTCGAGCTGGTCGGGCTGGGCGGCAAGGAGAACCGCATGCCGCACGAGCTCTCCGGCGGTGAGCAGCAGCGCGTCGCCATCGCCCGGGCCTTCGTGAACCGGCCCGCGATCCTGCTCGCCGACGAGCCCACCGGCAACCTCGACCCGACCACCAGCATCGGCATCATGCGGCTGCTGGACCGGATCAACCGGACCGGCACCACCATCGTCATGGCCACCCACGACGACGAGATCGTGGACCAGATGCGCAAGCGCGTCGTGGAGCTCGAGGACGGCCACCTGGTGCGCGACCAGGCCCGCGGCGTCTACGGCTCCCAGCGCTAG
- the ftsX gene encoding permease-like cell division protein FtsX encodes MRLQFVLSEMVIGLRRNLSMTVSLVLVTMVSLVFFGFGLLSSMQVNEMKDFWYGKVEVWIALCPARSLEPSCATGEVTQAQKDQLSAQLDSLKPLVKTVYFESKDEAYNHFVQQFKDSAIKDSVKPDQMQESFRVKLSDPKKYDVVASAFEGAPGVERVIDQRKLLSTLFYALNRITIGAWIFAGAMTLSAVLLVATTVRLSAFNRRREIGIMRLVGASNLFIQLPFLLEAILATVLGSVIAIGTLWALTHFAVQGWLAQKMQFIPFVTGADVLSIAPIVAGIGLVIAVLTSFLTMRRYLKV; translated from the coding sequence ATGCGCCTGCAGTTCGTGCTCAGCGAGATGGTGATCGGCCTGCGCCGGAACCTGTCGATGACGGTTTCGCTGGTCCTGGTGACCATGGTGTCGTTGGTCTTCTTCGGCTTCGGACTGCTGTCCAGCATGCAGGTCAACGAGATGAAGGACTTCTGGTACGGCAAGGTCGAGGTCTGGATCGCGCTCTGCCCGGCGCGCTCGCTCGAGCCCTCGTGCGCCACCGGTGAGGTCACCCAGGCGCAGAAGGATCAGCTGAGCGCCCAGCTCGACTCGCTGAAGCCGCTGGTCAAGACCGTCTACTTCGAGTCCAAGGACGAGGCGTACAACCACTTCGTCCAGCAGTTCAAGGACTCGGCGATCAAGGACAGCGTCAAGCCCGACCAGATGCAGGAGAGCTTCCGGGTCAAGCTCTCCGACCCGAAGAAGTACGACGTGGTGGCCAGCGCGTTCGAGGGCGCACCAGGCGTCGAGCGGGTGATCGACCAACGCAAGCTGCTCAGCACGCTGTTCTACGCCCTGAACCGGATCACCATCGGTGCCTGGATCTTCGCCGGGGCCATGACGCTGTCCGCCGTCCTGCTGGTCGCCACGACCGTGCGGTTGTCCGCCTTCAACCGCAGACGCGAGATCGGCATCATGCGGCTGGTCGGGGCGTCCAACCTGTTCATCCAGCTGCCCTTCCTGCTCGAGGCGATCCTGGCCACCGTGCTCGGGTCGGTGATCGCCATCGGCACGCTGTGGGCGCTGACCCACTTCGCGGTGCAGGGCTGGCTCGCGCAGAAGATGCAGTTCATCCCGTTCGTGACGGGTGCCGACGTGCTCAGCATCGCCCCGATCGTGGCCGGCATCGGTCTCGTCATCGCGGTGCTGACGTCGTTCCTGACGATGCGGCGCTACCTCAAGGTCTGA
- a CDS encoding peptidoglycan DD-metalloendopeptidase family protein: MRLARTSRLTLAAVVTALVATLIAPAGTANAGPADKKKQVDRKINALQDDLEDTSADLVAAYRKLQRIEGQLPAAKAEVVAAQAKLAAARAHDAEVGRQLTVARAQEAKADDDLAATQASTSETTDKLASIARQAYQTAGMGELTVALQAQSADDFAQRVVSVDTAMSLQGQALAQLDVDRAQIQAKQARLVAVRQQVAALKARAEAGLARAAVLEQQAEAAQARLQALVADQAQTVRAISARKAAERKRLNALEVQARRLRAQLAAIARAQLRRAHSTGGGMPSGGFLSRPVAGGWISSEFGRRFHPILHYWRLHAGMDFAVGCGTPVHAAANGSVVSAGWGGGYGNRIVVSHGVVKGVSLATSYNHLSRIIVHGGHVSRGQLIGYSGTTGSSTGCHLHFETYDNGTPVNPRRWL; this comes from the coding sequence ATGCGACTGGCCCGCACGTCGCGGCTGACCCTGGCCGCCGTCGTCACGGCCCTCGTGGCCACGCTGATCGCACCGGCGGGAACCGCCAACGCCGGGCCGGCCGACAAGAAGAAGCAGGTCGATCGCAAGATCAACGCCCTGCAGGACGACCTGGAGGACACCTCCGCCGACCTGGTCGCCGCCTACCGCAAGCTGCAGCGGATCGAGGGTCAGCTGCCCGCGGCCAAGGCCGAGGTCGTCGCCGCCCAGGCCAAGCTGGCCGCCGCGCGGGCCCACGATGCCGAGGTCGGCCGACAGCTCACCGTGGCCCGGGCGCAGGAGGCCAAGGCCGACGACGACCTCGCCGCCACCCAGGCCTCCACCAGCGAGACCACCGACAAGCTGGCCAGCATCGCCCGGCAGGCCTACCAGACCGCCGGCATGGGTGAGCTCACCGTTGCCCTGCAGGCGCAGAGCGCCGACGACTTCGCCCAGCGCGTGGTGTCCGTCGACACCGCCATGTCGCTGCAGGGCCAGGCGCTCGCCCAGCTGGACGTCGACCGCGCCCAGATCCAGGCCAAGCAGGCCCGGCTGGTCGCCGTCCGCCAGCAGGTGGCCGCCCTCAAGGCCAGGGCCGAAGCCGGACTGGCCCGAGCCGCCGTCCTGGAGCAGCAGGCCGAGGCCGCCCAGGCCCGCCTGCAGGCCCTCGTCGCCGACCAGGCCCAGACGGTCCGCGCCATCTCCGCCCGCAAGGCCGCCGAGCGCAAGCGGCTCAACGCCCTCGAGGTCCAGGCCCGCAGGCTGCGCGCCCAGCTCGCCGCCATCGCCCGCGCCCAGCTGCGTCGCGCGCACAGCACGGGCGGCGGCATGCCGTCCGGCGGCTTCCTGTCCCGCCCGGTCGCCGGCGGCTGGATCTCCTCGGAGTTCGGCCGCCGGTTCCACCCGATCCTGCACTACTGGCGCCTGCACGCCGGCATGGACTTCGCCGTGGGCTGCGGCACCCCCGTGCACGCGGCGGCCAACGGGAGCGTGGTCAGCGCCGGCTGGGGCGGCGGCTACGGCAACCGCATCGTCGTCTCGCACGGCGTCGTCAAGGGCGTCAGCCTGGCCACGTCGTACAACCACCTGTCCCGGATCATCGTGCACGGCGGGCACGTGAGCCGCGGCCAGCTGATCGGCTACTCCGGGACCACCGGCAGCTCCACCGGATGCCACCTGCACTTCGAGACCTACGACAACGGCACGCCGGTCAACCCGCGTCGCTGGCTCTGA
- the smpB gene encoding SsrA-binding protein SmpB, producing MAKESGRKLIASNRKARHDYTIEDVFEAGIVLSGTEVKSLRAGRASLVDGFVSFYGHEAWLEAVHIAEYVSGTWTNHPPRRRRKLLLHRDEITRLEQAVNQSGLTVVPLQLYFLDGRAKVEIALARGKKNYDKRQALRERQDNREADRAMSRRESQ from the coding sequence GTGGCCAAGGAGTCGGGGCGCAAGCTCATCGCGAGCAACCGCAAGGCGCGGCACGACTACACGATCGAGGACGTCTTCGAGGCCGGCATCGTGCTGTCCGGCACCGAGGTGAAGTCGCTGCGCGCCGGACGCGCGTCGCTGGTCGACGGGTTCGTCAGCTTCTACGGGCACGAGGCGTGGCTCGAGGCCGTGCACATCGCCGAGTACGTGTCCGGTACCTGGACCAACCACCCCCCGCGCCGCCGACGCAAGCTGCTGCTGCACCGCGACGAGATCACCCGGCTCGAGCAGGCGGTGAACCAGAGCGGCCTGACCGTCGTCCCCCTGCAGCTGTACTTCCTGGACGGTCGGGCGAAGGTCGAGATCGCCCTCGCCCGGGGCAAGAAGAACTACGACAAGCGGCAGGCGCTGCGCGAGCGGCAGGACAACCGCGAGGCCGACCGCGCGATGTCCCGGCGCGAGTCGCAGTGA
- a CDS encoding DUF2207 domain-containing protein yields MKRRIGRRVAGLAVVVAAAVGVGLGTAAPALAADTESIRSFQAKVTVDDSGALHITETIEYQFSGSDHHGIERDLTTMQSVDGSDQVRVYPVSDVRVSSPSGAPDDEETQDLGSTTRIRIGDPNETVSGTQTYVIAYTVKGAFNRFTEPQTAADGTVTAPHDELYWNLTGDEWEVPIESVQATVTAPQPATAAQCFQGARGSTDTCPATAGATSTFRSTGLQPHQGMSILLAYPLNTVSDVAPILQDPPRDGLDQLLDVSPFSIGGAVLLFGLIAGGMSLLVRRRGRDAAYVGLTPGLLPVSGQQVGEQPVTRQPKDVAVQFTPPAGLHPGQIGTLMDEVANPVDVTATIIDLAVRGFLRIEEITNDKGTKVKDWRLIVVLPAPAEQLEAYELALMQALFKGRDQVELKGELRNTFASDLKATQTRLYDDVTARGWFRGNPESVRGLWRMLGLALMGLGFVALFFGGLSSINLLVPAAGVFAGGLVVLLMAKRMPARTAEGTAVLTQAQGFRRYLETAEADQIRFEEGQDLFSRYLPYAIIFGVADRWAKVFDDLAKSGAAVNAPTWYVGHTPTWSYYWLGASMSSFETTSNSSLVSTPASSGSSGFSGGGGFSGGGGGGGGGGSW; encoded by the coding sequence GTGAAGCGCCGCATCGGACGGCGCGTCGCAGGGCTCGCGGTCGTGGTGGCTGCCGCCGTCGGCGTCGGACTCGGGACGGCGGCTCCGGCCCTCGCCGCGGACACCGAGTCGATCCGCAGCTTCCAGGCCAAGGTCACCGTGGACGACAGCGGCGCCCTGCACATCACCGAGACCATCGAGTACCAGTTCTCCGGCAGCGACCACCACGGCATCGAGCGCGACCTGACCACGATGCAGAGCGTGGACGGCAGCGACCAGGTGCGCGTGTACCCGGTGAGCGACGTCCGGGTCTCCAGCCCCAGCGGCGCGCCGGACGACGAGGAGACGCAGGATCTCGGGTCCACGACGCGGATCAGGATCGGCGACCCGAACGAGACGGTCTCGGGCACCCAGACCTACGTCATCGCCTACACGGTGAAGGGTGCCTTCAACCGGTTCACCGAACCGCAGACCGCTGCCGACGGCACCGTCACCGCGCCGCACGACGAGCTGTACTGGAACCTGACCGGCGACGAGTGGGAGGTGCCGATCGAGTCGGTTCAGGCCACCGTGACCGCGCCGCAGCCAGCCACGGCGGCGCAGTGCTTCCAAGGCGCGCGCGGGTCCACCGACACCTGCCCGGCGACCGCAGGCGCGACGTCGACGTTCAGGTCGACCGGTCTCCAGCCGCACCAGGGCATGTCGATCCTCCTGGCCTACCCGCTGAACACCGTCTCGGACGTCGCCCCGATCCTGCAGGACCCGCCGCGCGACGGCCTCGACCAGCTGCTCGACGTCTCGCCCTTCTCGATCGGCGGGGCCGTGCTGCTCTTCGGGCTGATCGCCGGGGGCATGTCGCTGCTGGTCCGGCGCCGGGGGCGGGACGCCGCCTACGTGGGCCTGACTCCCGGGCTCCTGCCGGTCAGCGGACAGCAGGTCGGCGAGCAGCCCGTCACCCGTCAACCCAAGGACGTCGCCGTCCAGTTCACCCCGCCCGCCGGGCTGCACCCCGGCCAGATCGGCACCCTGATGGACGAGGTCGCCAACCCGGTGGACGTCACGGCGACCATCATCGACCTCGCCGTGCGCGGGTTCCTGCGGATCGAGGAGATCACCAACGACAAGGGCACCAAGGTCAAGGACTGGCGGCTCATCGTGGTGCTGCCGGCGCCGGCCGAGCAGCTCGAGGCCTACGAGCTGGCGCTCATGCAGGCGCTGTTCAAGGGGCGCGACCAGGTGGAGCTCAAGGGCGAGCTGCGCAACACGTTCGCCAGCGACCTGAAGGCCACCCAGACCCGGCTGTACGACGACGTCACAGCGCGCGGCTGGTTCCGCGGCAACCCCGAGTCCGTGCGCGGCCTGTGGCGGATGCTGGGACTGGCCCTCATGGGGCTCGGCTTCGTCGCGCTCTTCTTCGGTGGGCTCAGCTCGATCAACCTGCTCGTCCCCGCCGCGGGCGTGTTCGCCGGCGGGCTCGTCGTCCTGCTGATGGCCAAGCGGATGCCCGCCCGCACGGCCGAGGGCACCGCGGTGCTCACCCAGGCGCAGGGGTTCCGGCGGTACCTGGAGACCGCCGAGGCCGACCAGATCCGGTTCGAGGAGGGTCAGGACCTGTTCAGCCGGTACCTGCCCTACGCGATCATCTTCGGCGTCGCCGACCGCTGGGCCAAGGTCTTCGACGACCTGGCCAAGTCCGGCGCCGCCGTGAACGCCCCCACCTGGTACGTCGGCCACACCCCCACCTGGAGCTACTACTGGCTCGGCGCCAGCATGAGCAGCTTCGAGACGACCTCGAACTCGAGCCTCGTCTCCACCCCGGCCTCGTCGGGGAGCAGTGGCTTCAGCGGCGGCGGCGGCTTCTCGGGCGGCGGCGGCGGAGGCGGTGGCGGCGGGTCCTGGTAG
- a CDS encoding pyruvate carboxylase, with translation MFRKVLVANRGEIAVRAFRAATELGAQTVAVFAHEDRRSEHRSKADEAYRIGEPGHPVRAYLDIAEIVRVARESGADAVYPGYGFLSENPQLAEACAAAGITFIGPPASVLELTGNKARAITAAREAGLPVLGSAPPSTDVQTLLDAADDVGFPLFVKAVAGGGGRGMRRVEDPADLRESIEAAMREAESAFGDATVFLEKAVVSPRHIEVQVLADGAGNVVHLFERDCSVQRRHQKVVEIAPAPNLPAEIRESMCAHAVAFARQIGYANAGTVEFLLDPDGSYVFIEMNPRIQVEHTVTEEVTDIDLVQSQMRIASGETLDDLGLAQATIRVNGAALQCRITTEDPSNGFRPDTGTITTYRSAGGAGVRLDGGTVFVGAEIGAHFDSMLVKLTCRGHDFPTAVRRARRALSEFRIRGVSTNIPFLQSLIDQPDFVAGRLSTSFIDERPQLLSPRVPADRGTKLLTYLAHMTVNQPHGPGHDLADPASKLPAVDVDAAAPPGARDLLVRVGPEQFAAALREQTAVAVTDTTFRDAHQSLLATRVRTRDLLAAAAPVARLTPQLWSVEAWGGATYDVALRFLSEDPWDRLAALREAMPNLCLQMLLRGRNTVGYTPYPVEVTDAFVEEAARTGIDVFRVFDALNDVEQMRPAIEAVRRTGTAVAEVALCYTGNLSDPAETLYTLDYYLALAERIVGAGAHVLAIKDMAGLLRAPAARVLVTALRERFDLPVHLHTHDTAGGQLATLLAAIDAGVDAVDVASAPMAGTTSQVPMSALVAATDGTERATGLDLRTVCDLEPYWEAVRRLYAPFESGLSAPTGRVYTHEIPGGQLSNLRQQAIALGLGQKFEAIEDTYAAANRMLGNIVKVTPSSKVVGDLALALVGRGVDPADFEADPGAHDIPDSVIGFLQGELGDPPGGWPEPFRSKALAGRSRSKPAVAELDEADVEGLAADRRATLNRLLFPGPTKEFAQSRDTYSDLSVLPTAQFLHGLRPGAEVEVEIEPGKRLLVGVQSVSEVDERGMRTVMTTLNGQLRPVLTLDESADVDVRAAEKADPAKSGHVAAPFAGVVSLAVEQGATVEAGATVATIEAMKMEASITTPVSGTVERLAIGSQQQVEGGDLLVVIS, from the coding sequence GTGTTCCGAAAGGTCCTGGTCGCCAACCGTGGCGAGATCGCCGTCCGCGCCTTCCGCGCCGCGACCGAGCTGGGCGCGCAGACCGTCGCGGTCTTCGCCCACGAGGACCGGCGCAGCGAGCACCGCTCGAAGGCGGACGAGGCGTACCGGATCGGTGAGCCCGGGCACCCGGTGCGCGCCTACCTGGACATTGCCGAGATCGTCCGGGTGGCTCGCGAGTCGGGTGCGGACGCGGTCTACCCCGGCTACGGCTTCCTGTCCGAGAACCCGCAGCTCGCCGAGGCCTGCGCGGCGGCCGGGATCACCTTCATCGGGCCGCCGGCGTCGGTCCTGGAGCTCACCGGCAACAAGGCCCGCGCGATCACCGCAGCCCGCGAGGCCGGGCTGCCGGTGCTGGGCAGCGCGCCGCCGAGCACCGACGTCCAGACGCTGCTGGACGCCGCGGACGACGTCGGCTTCCCGCTGTTCGTGAAGGCCGTGGCCGGCGGCGGGGGACGCGGGATGCGTCGGGTCGAGGACCCGGCCGACCTGCGCGAGTCCATCGAGGCCGCCATGCGCGAGGCGGAGAGCGCCTTCGGCGACGCCACGGTGTTCCTGGAGAAGGCCGTGGTCTCGCCGCGGCACATCGAGGTGCAGGTGCTGGCCGACGGGGCCGGCAACGTCGTCCACCTGTTCGAGCGGGACTGCTCGGTGCAGCGGCGGCACCAGAAGGTCGTCGAGATCGCCCCGGCGCCGAACCTGCCGGCCGAGATCCGCGAGTCGATGTGCGCGCACGCCGTCGCCTTCGCCCGGCAGATCGGGTACGCCAACGCCGGCACCGTGGAGTTCCTGCTCGACCCGGACGGTTCGTACGTCTTCATCGAGATGAACCCGCGCATCCAGGTCGAGCACACGGTGACCGAGGAGGTCACCGACATCGACCTGGTGCAGTCCCAGATGCGGATCGCCAGCGGCGAGACGCTCGACGACCTGGGCCTGGCGCAGGCGACGATCCGGGTCAACGGCGCTGCGCTGCAGTGCCGGATCACCACCGAGGACCCCTCGAACGGGTTCCGCCCCGACACCGGCACCATCACCACGTACCGCTCGGCGGGCGGTGCGGGAGTGCGGCTGGACGGCGGCACGGTCTTCGTCGGCGCCGAGATCGGCGCGCACTTCGACTCGATGCTGGTCAAGCTGACCTGTCGCGGGCACGACTTCCCGACGGCGGTCCGCCGGGCCCGCCGCGCCCTGTCGGAGTTCCGGATCCGTGGCGTGTCCACCAACATCCCGTTCCTGCAGAGCCTGATCGACCAGCCGGACTTCGTCGCGGGACGGCTCTCGACGTCCTTCATCGATGAGCGCCCGCAGCTGCTGAGCCCTCGGGTGCCGGCCGACCGCGGCACCAAGCTGCTGACCTACCTGGCGCACATGACGGTGAACCAGCCGCACGGCCCCGGTCACGACCTGGCCGACCCGGCCAGCAAGCTGCCGGCCGTGGACGTCGACGCCGCGGCACCGCCCGGCGCGCGGGACCTGCTGGTCCGGGTCGGGCCGGAGCAGTTCGCTGCGGCGCTGCGCGAGCAGACCGCGGTCGCGGTCACCGACACGACGTTCCGGGACGCCCACCAGTCGCTGCTCGCCACCCGGGTCCGCACCCGCGACCTGCTGGCCGCGGCCGCCCCGGTGGCCCGGCTGACCCCGCAGCTGTGGAGCGTGGAGGCCTGGGGCGGCGCGACGTACGACGTGGCCCTGCGGTTCCTGTCCGAGGACCCGTGGGACCGGCTGGCGGCGCTGCGTGAGGCGATGCCCAACCTGTGCCTGCAGATGCTGCTGCGCGGGCGCAACACGGTCGGCTACACGCCGTACCCGGTCGAGGTCACGGACGCGTTCGTCGAGGAGGCGGCGCGCACCGGCATCGACGTGTTCCGGGTCTTCGACGCGCTGAACGACGTGGAGCAGATGCGTCCGGCCATCGAGGCCGTCCGGCGCACCGGGACGGCGGTCGCCGAGGTCGCCCTCTGCTACACCGGCAACCTGTCCGACCCGGCCGAGACGCTGTACACGCTCGACTACTACCTGGCGCTGGCCGAGCGCATCGTCGGGGCCGGCGCACACGTGCTGGCGATCAAGGACATGGCCGGGCTGCTGCGCGCGCCGGCCGCACGAGTGCTGGTCACGGCGCTGCGCGAGCGGTTCGACCTGCCGGTGCACCTGCACACCCACGACACGGCGGGCGGGCAGCTCGCCACGCTGCTGGCCGCGATCGACGCCGGGGTGGACGCGGTGGACGTCGCCAGCGCGCCGATGGCGGGCACCACCAGCCAGGTGCCGATGTCGGCGCTGGTGGCGGCGACCGACGGCACCGAGCGGGCCACCGGCCTCGACCTGCGCACGGTCTGCGACCTGGAGCCGTACTGGGAGGCGGTGCGCCGGCTGTACGCGCCCTTCGAGTCCGGGCTGTCGGCGCCGACCGGTCGCGTCTACACCCACGAGATCCCCGGCGGGCAGCTGTCCAACCTTCGCCAGCAGGCCATCGCGCTCGGCCTCGGCCAGAAGTTCGAGGCGATCGAGGACACCTACGCGGCCGCGAACCGGATGCTCGGCAACATCGTCAAGGTCACGCCGTCCAGCAAGGTGGTCGGCGACCTCGCGCTGGCACTGGTGGGCCGGGGCGTCGACCCGGCCGACTTCGAGGCCGACCCGGGTGCGCACGACATCCCCGACTCGGTGATCGGCTTCCTGCAGGGCGAGCTGGGCGACCCGCCCGGCGGTTGGCCGGAACCCTTCCGCAGCAAGGCCTTGGCGGGTCGCAGCCGGTCCAAGCCGGCGGTCGCCGAGCTGGACGAGGCGGACGTCGAGGGGCTGGCCGCGGACCGTCGGGCCACGCTCAACCGGCTGCTGTTCCCCGGGCCGACGAAGGAGTTCGCGCAGTCCCGGGACACCTACAGCGACCTGTCGGTGCTGCCCACCGCGCAGTTCCTGCACGGGCTGCGGCCGGGCGCGGAGGTCGAGGTCGAGATCGAGCCCGGCAAGCGACTGCTGGTCGGCGTCCAGTCGGTCAGCGAGGTCGACGAGCGCGGGATGCGCACCGTCATGACGACGTTGAACGGGCAGCTGCGCCCGGTGCTCACCCTGGACGAGAGCGCGGACGTCGACGTCCGGGCCGCTGAGAAGGCCGACCCGGCGAAGTCCGGGCACGTCGCGGCGCCGTTCGCCGGCGTGGTGTCGCTGGCCGTCGAGCAGGGGGCCACCGTCGAGGCCGGCGCGACCGTGGCGACCATCGAGGCCATGAAGATGGAGGCCTCGATCACGACGCCCGTCAGCGGGACCGTCGAGCGCTTGGCGATCGGTTCGCAGCAGCAGGTGGAGGGCGGCGACCTGCTGGTCGTCATCTCCTAG